The nucleotide sequence CGTACCCCTGGTCGATCGTGTACTGAGCGAGCGTGTCCATCGCTTCGGCGTAGCGGGAGAGGGCGGCGTGCACATCCTTGGCTGCGTCGGTCTCGGAGCCCTCGCGGCCGCCCCAGCAGACGTAGACCTTCGCGCCGAGCTCGGCGGCGAGGTCGATGTTGCGCAGGGTCTTCCGCAGCGCGAACCGGCGCACCGACCGGTCGTTGCTGGTGAACGCGCCGTCCTTGAACACCGGGTGGGTGAACAGGTTCGTGGTGGCCGCGGGGACCTTCAGCCCGGTCGCGTCCAGCGCGTCCTTGAAGCGGGAGATGTGCTTGGCCCGGGCGGCGTCGTCGGAGCCGAACGGGATGAGGTCGTCGTCGTGGAACGTGACGCCGTACGCCCCGAGCTCGGCGAGCTTGTGCACGGTCTCGACGGGGTCGAGCGGAGCGCGGGTCTCGTCCCCGAACGGGTCGCGGGCCTGCCAGCCGACGGTCCAGAGCCCGAACGAGAAGCGGTCGGCGGGGGTCGGCTGCGCTGCCATGGCGGTACCTCCGTGCGGTCGTGTTGATTAGTTCAGGGCGTTAACATATCGCTGGTCGGCCGGAAAAGGGAGAGTTCGGTTGGGTGCTTTTGTCGGTGGTCCGGCGCGGATCGGGTCGGTGCGCGCGCACAACCTGGCGCTGGTGCTGCGTGCGGTGGAGTCCGCCGCAACGCCGCTCTCCCGTGCGGACGTGGCGGCGGCCACCGGGCTGACCAGGGCGAGCGTGTCCGCGTTAGTCGACACGCTGCTGGCCGGTCGGCTCCTGCGGGAGACCGGAGCGCCGACCCGTACCGGCGTGGGCCGGCCCTCGACCGGCCTGGTGCTGGACTCCGCAGGGCCGGCGGGGTTGGGAATCGAGCTGAACGTCGACCACCTGGCCGTGTGTCTCGTCGACCTGACCGGTGCGGTGCGCGCGCGGCTGTCCGGCCGGTTCCCCGCGCTGAACACGCTGGTGGGGGACGCCGTCGCGGCCGGCACCGCGCTGGGGCTCCCGCTCGCCGGTGCCGCGGTGGCGGTGCCCGGTCTGGTCGACCCGGCGACCGGTGAGTTGCTGGTCACGCCGAACCTGGACGTGGGTGGCGTGCGGGAGGCGGTCGGCGAGCTGTCGGCGCTGCGGGGGACGCCGGTCGTCGTCGAGAACGAGGCCACGCTCGCCGCGCGTGCCGAACAGCGGTCGCTCGGCGCGGCCGCGCCCCGGTCGTTCCTGCAGGTGTCCGGCGAGGTCGGGATCGGGGCGGGGCTGGTGCTCGACGGGCAGCTCTACCGCGGTCGGCACGGGTGGAGCGGCGAGCTCGGGCACGTGACCGTGCGGCCCGGAGGACGGCCCTGCGGCTGCGGGAGCGACGGCTGCCTGGAGCAGTACGCCGGGCTGCGGGCCGTTCTGCAGGCGGCCGGCCCGGGTGCGGGGACGATCCTCGAGCGGGCCACGTCCGGCGATCCGGCGATGCTCGCCGCGCTCGTCGACGCCGGGGAGGCGATGGGCATCGCGCTGGCGGGCGCGCTGAACCTGCTCGACCTGGACGCGGTGGTGCTCGGCGGCGCGCACGCCGAGCTGGCTCCCTGGCTGGTCGGCCCGATCGAGGCGCAGCTTTCGCGTCGCCTGGTCGGCGCGGCCGTGTCCCGTCCGGCGGTGCGCGCGTCAGTGCTGGGTGCGGACGCCGCAGCGCTGGGCGCCGCCTGGTCGGTACTCGACCGGGTGCTCGACGATCCGGTGAGCTGGCTCAGCCGGTGACCCGATCGGCCTGGGCGCGACGTGCGATCAGCACCTCGAGGCCGTCGAGGTAGCGCGCGAGGCCGAACT is from Cryptosporangium minutisporangium and encodes:
- a CDS encoding ROK family transcriptional regulator translates to MGAFVGGPARIGSVRAHNLALVLRAVESAATPLSRADVAAATGLTRASVSALVDTLLAGRLLRETGAPTRTGVGRPSTGLVLDSAGPAGLGIELNVDHLAVCLVDLTGAVRARLSGRFPALNTLVGDAVAAGTALGLPLAGAAVAVPGLVDPATGELLVTPNLDVGGVREAVGELSALRGTPVVVENEATLAARAEQRSLGAAAPRSFLQVSGEVGIGAGLVLDGQLYRGRHGWSGELGHVTVRPGGRPCGCGSDGCLEQYAGLRAVLQAAGPGAGTILERATSGDPAMLAALVDAGEAMGIALAGALNLLDLDAVVLGGAHAELAPWLVGPIEAQLSRRLVGAAVSRPAVRASVLGADAAALGAAWSVLDRVLDDPVSWLSR